The following are encoded in a window of Pseudalgibacter alginicilyticus genomic DNA:
- a CDS encoding glycoside hydrolase family 95 protein encodes MPIYKTLLAVFTMIFFVSCLNSEQKKQDQERKEQALKIWFEQPTQKWNEGLPIGNGSLGAMLYGTPSKEIICLNEETIWTGEKLYNRDKKAGPEVLKKIQQLIFDRKFVEAETYLTENLLTERFPTGTMTNQMLANFFVERTGFDSITNFRRELDLNKALQTTYFEKDGITFKRESFSSYPDKAMLIKYSADQNKSINLSAYIKRTDNTQIQLSKNSIHFSEHVGDGLGVKFQSTIHFEVKGGVSEVKDGKIVISDADELIVRIVAASDYHGKDPKQLTEANLEKLLNKDYENLYQTHIHDYRSLFKRLDFKISEEDGEDLPTDKRLQQVKQGSVDNYLTQLHYQYGRYLLISSSRPGTMPANLQGIWVNGFKPPWNADYHININIQMNYWMAEMTNLAECHEPFLEFIGKLREMGRITARETYGSRGFVAHHTSDAWYMTAAFGRARYGMWPMGAAWSCQHLFTHYEYTKDKKYLAEHAYPIMKEAAEFFVDFMITDPKTGYLVTSPSVSPENDFITNDGEVATVSMGSTMDRSIILELYRNCIKSAEILGVDETFREILKSQITQIQPLQIGSDGRLMEWMEEFEERDPGHRHISHLYALHPSNQISKENTPELFEAAKKTIEHRLANGGGHTGWSRAWIINFWARLLKPEKAHENIIALQQKSTLPNLLDVHPPFQIDGNFGLVSGITEMLMQSHDGKINLLPALPAAWPKGSITGLRSRGGFELDLYWDKGSLTTAVIKATMDGSFRLQVNGKLSQEITLKAGETYNWKD; translated from the coding sequence ATGCCGATTTACAAGACTTTATTAGCAGTATTTACGATGATTTTTTTTGTGTCATGTTTAAATTCAGAACAAAAAAAACAAGACCAAGAAAGAAAAGAACAAGCGTTAAAAATTTGGTTTGAACAGCCTACCCAAAAATGGAATGAAGGACTGCCCATTGGAAATGGAAGTCTTGGTGCGATGCTGTATGGAACTCCTTCAAAAGAAATTATCTGTTTAAACGAAGAAACCATTTGGACTGGAGAAAAACTTTATAATCGTGATAAAAAAGCAGGACCTGAAGTCCTTAAAAAAATTCAACAATTAATTTTTGATAGGAAATTTGTTGAAGCGGAAACTTATCTTACAGAAAATCTTTTAACCGAACGTTTTCCTACGGGAACAATGACCAACCAAATGCTGGCTAATTTCTTTGTAGAACGAACAGGTTTTGATAGTATTACTAATTTTAGACGTGAATTAGATTTAAATAAAGCTTTGCAAACTACCTATTTTGAAAAAGATGGAATTACATTTAAAAGAGAAAGTTTTTCAAGCTATCCAGATAAAGCAATGCTTATAAAATATTCGGCGGATCAAAACAAGTCCATTAATTTGTCAGCCTATATAAAACGTACGGATAATACACAGATTCAGCTTAGTAAAAATAGTATTCATTTTTCAGAACATGTGGGTGATGGTTTAGGAGTAAAGTTTCAATCCACGATTCATTTTGAAGTAAAAGGAGGTGTCTCAGAAGTTAAAGATGGTAAAATAGTAATTTCGGATGCAGATGAATTAATTGTTCGGATTGTAGCTGCAAGTGACTACCATGGTAAAGATCCTAAACAACTTACAGAAGCAAATCTTGAAAAGTTATTGAATAAAGATTATGAAAACTTGTATCAAACACACATCCATGATTATCGTTCACTTTTTAAAAGATTAGATTTTAAAATTTCTGAAGAAGATGGTGAAGATTTACCTACTGATAAACGTTTACAACAAGTAAAACAAGGCTCAGTTGATAATTACCTTACCCAATTGCATTATCAATATGGAAGATACTTGCTGATTAGTAGTTCAAGACCAGGAACTATGCCAGCTAACTTACAAGGAATTTGGGTAAATGGCTTTAAACCACCATGGAATGCCGATTATCATATTAATATCAATATTCAAATGAATTATTGGATGGCAGAAATGACTAATCTCGCTGAATGTCATGAACCCTTTTTAGAATTTATAGGCAAATTACGTGAAATGGGTAGAATTACTGCACGTGAAACTTATGGCAGTCGTGGTTTTGTGGCCCATCATACCAGTGATGCTTGGTATATGACGGCTGCATTTGGAAGAGCACGATATGGTATGTGGCCTATGGGTGCTGCGTGGAGTTGTCAGCATCTGTTCACCCATTATGAATACACCAAAGACAAAAAATACTTAGCAGAACACGCATACCCAATTATGAAAGAAGCTGCAGAGTTTTTTGTAGACTTTATGATTACCGATCCCAAAACTGGGTATTTGGTGACGTCTCCTTCAGTATCACCTGAAAATGATTTTATAACAAATGATGGTGAAGTAGCTACCGTATCTATGGGATCCACAATGGATCGATCTATTATACTGGAATTATATCGTAATTGTATAAAATCTGCTGAAATTTTGGGAGTTGATGAAACATTTAGAGAAATATTAAAAAGTCAGATAACACAAATTCAACCTTTACAGATAGGTAGTGATGGACGTTTGATGGAGTGGATGGAGGAGTTTGAGGAACGCGATCCAGGACATCGCCATATTTCACATTTATATGCTTTGCATCCTTCTAATCAGATTTCAAAAGAAAATACCCCAGAATTATTTGAAGCTGCTAAGAAAACTATCGAGCACCGTCTTGCTAATGGCGGTGGACATACTGGATGGAGTCGTGCTTGGATTATTAATTTTTGGGCACGTCTATTAAAACCTGAAAAAGCACATGAAAATATTATAGCATTACAACAAAAATCTACATTACCCAATCTTTTAGATGTTCATCCACCTTTTCAAATTGATGGAAATTTTGGATTGGTTTCAGGTATTACCGAAATGCTGATGCAAAGCCATGATGGTAAAATTAATTTGTTACCTGCGCTTCCAGCTGCTTGGCCAAAAGGAAGTATTACAGGATTACGCTCACGTGGTGGATTTGAGTTGGATTTGTATTGGGATAAAGGTAGCCTAACCACTGCAGTTATTAAAGCAACAATGGATGGTAGTTTCCGTTTACAGGTGAATGGGAAGTTAAGTCAAGAAATAACACTTAAAGCAGGTGAAACTTACAATTGGAAAGATTAG
- a CDS encoding arylsulfatase, translated as MNKKYMFYSLVSLIVLTMTSCSSKPNKVDKPNIVYIMMDEWGYYESSGMGHPILDTPNIDKLASDGMRFTQFLAGGNVCAPTRSTIITGQHTGHTTVRSNSGGIGLAADDITIAKVLSDAGYATGGFGKWGLGDVGTTGVPEKQGFDTFFGYYHQVHAHTYYPKYLVHNSKKVPLEGNTGDYLSGEIFSHHLIHDKGLEFIRAKKDEPFFAYMAWTPPHGYWAMPEEEPEWQKYKDEPWDATNQKGKYDAQMYAAMVEMVDRQIGEIVALLEELGIADNTIVFVSGDNGGQPYFENEKHPHGFFAPNLDPKTGKRFRGGKGNFYEGGLRIPFIAYWPGKIEAGSVSNYLGYFPDIMPTLADIAGTVAPESTDGISIMPTLLGEKSNQHQKQHDYLYWEDPKSRAIRMGDWKAIKPNKQTDYELYDLSADIEEQHNLADEHPEILKKILSYAKEAHRPPKSGKVLDSSVGFKGHKQD; from the coding sequence ATGAATAAAAAATATATGTTTTACTCATTAGTATCATTAATTGTATTAACAATGACAAGCTGTAGTTCTAAGCCCAATAAGGTGGATAAACCTAATATTGTTTACATTATGATGGATGAATGGGGTTATTATGAATCTTCTGGAATGGGGCATCCTATTTTAGATACTCCGAATATTGATAAATTGGCTTCAGATGGTATGCGTTTCACGCAATTTTTAGCTGGTGGAAATGTTTGTGCGCCTACAAGAAGTACCATAATTACAGGGCAACATACAGGGCATACCACAGTAAGATCTAATAGCGGAGGAATAGGTTTGGCAGCAGATGATATTACCATAGCCAAAGTACTTAGTGATGCCGGATATGCTACTGGTGGGTTTGGTAAATGGGGATTGGGTGACGTAGGAACAACGGGTGTTCCAGAAAAACAAGGTTTTGATACCTTTTTTGGATATTATCATCAAGTGCATGCGCATACCTACTATCCTAAATATTTGGTGCATAATAGTAAAAAAGTGCCTTTAGAAGGTAATACAGGTGATTATTTAAGTGGAGAAATTTTTTCACATCATTTAATTCACGACAAGGGGTTAGAATTCATTCGTGCTAAAAAAGATGAGCCGTTTTTTGCTTATATGGCTTGGACACCCCCACATGGATATTGGGCTATGCCAGAGGAGGAGCCTGAATGGCAAAAGTATAAAGATGAGCCATGGGATGCAACTAACCAAAAAGGAAAATATGATGCACAGATGTACGCCGCTATGGTAGAAATGGTGGACAGACAAATAGGTGAGATTGTAGCTTTGCTTGAAGAATTAGGTATTGCGGATAACACCATAGTTTTTGTGTCAGGTGATAATGGTGGTCAACCGTATTTTGAAAATGAAAAGCATCCACATGGTTTTTTTGCCCCAAATTTAGACCCTAAAACAGGTAAGCGCTTTAGAGGCGGGAAAGGGAATTTTTATGAAGGGGGTCTTAGAATCCCTTTTATAGCATATTGGCCTGGAAAAATAGAAGCAGGAAGTGTTTCTAACTATTTAGGGTATTTCCCAGATATCATGCCTACCCTTGCTGATATTGCTGGAACTGTAGCTCCTGAGTCAACCGATGGAATTTCTATCATGCCTACATTATTGGGAGAAAAATCAAATCAGCATCAAAAACAGCATGATTATTTGTATTGGGAGGATCCCAAGAGTCGTGCAATTAGAATGGGAGATTGGAAAGCTATAAAGCCTAATAAACAAACAGATTATGAATTGTATGATTTGAGTGCGGATATTGAAGAACAACATAATTTGGCAGATGAGCATCCCGAAATTCTAAAAAAAATATTGAGTTATGCTAAGGAGGCTCATAGACCTCCTAAAAGTGGCAAAGTTTTAGATTCATCAGTTGGATTTAAAGGACATAAACAAGATTAA
- a CDS encoding glycoside hydrolase family 95 protein, producing the protein MIKHIVSVLLIFVISAKCSAQFLLTYDKPASKFTTEQRQDYNKPGYMQEALPLGNGRLGAMFSGGIEEEHIMLNDITLWMNSKRGLSEVEQSGTRVGAYKNFQKVREAYRNDKYGTSEGSMEALSTKYLSSHQPLGNYAPFTDLYVFTGHDSTVVSDYTRTLNARTGIGTVSYSINDTHFKREYFCSHPNDVFAARYTAQNSKMNLKIKVGTLHKKNSVKFQGNTIVLTGKVSMVQDDIEFQQLVHIDAGNAKLIPQEDGSVLVEDATDVKIYLTAYTDYLPVYPSFKGRDFQLDSQNMLNKALNIGYNNLKKSHEQDVSELMDRCQLKLNFEPSELTTDELVKRGPSLELENLYFNYSRYLQISSSRTAPVPSNLQGLWNGNLKPAWNSDYHTDINLAMNYWMVETANLPESFRPYIEYMKMVAESGKFVAQESFGIGKGWSMGLNGNVFGFTAPNTHGRRMQQSGAWLCQNLFEHYAFNKDKKYLEEIYPILKGAAEFYMAFLAPWKDGSLLVYPTWSPENAYLTDKYGKLNKQAYGASFEQQLALNLFTDCIEAATVLKRDESFVKQLQNIIPKLTPQKIGQYGQLQEWPEDWDSPTDQHRHISHLIALHPGRDFSPLITKEITEAALVTMKHRGDISTGWSTAWKANFWARLHNGDKAHQFYQFLTSERAYPNLFDFHPPFQIDGNFGGTASVCEMLLQSHLRSIDNSSNSIENAAFVAYKKDTKQSNHFVPVVPDENLANASYILHLLPALPSAWSTGTIKGLRARGGFEVDIIWEKGKLVEAKIHANTSGDFRVYLEGKLSKLFSINNGETVVWKNE; encoded by the coding sequence ATGATAAAACATATTGTAAGTGTATTATTGATTTTTGTAATCTCCGCAAAATGTTCTGCGCAGTTTTTGCTGACGTATGATAAACCTGCCAGTAAATTTACCACCGAGCAAAGACAAGATTACAATAAGCCTGGTTATATGCAGGAAGCTCTACCATTGGGTAACGGTCGATTGGGAGCTATGTTTTCTGGAGGCATTGAAGAAGAACATATCATGCTAAACGATATCACCCTGTGGATGAATAGCAAAAGAGGATTAAGTGAAGTGGAACAATCTGGAACGCGTGTTGGAGCATATAAAAACTTCCAAAAAGTACGCGAAGCTTATCGAAACGATAAATATGGCACTTCAGAAGGTAGTATGGAAGCCCTGTCAACTAAATACCTCAGTAGCCATCAGCCTTTAGGGAATTATGCCCCTTTTACAGATTTATACGTGTTTACCGGACATGATAGCACTGTTGTAAGTGATTACACCCGAACTTTGAACGCCCGTACTGGAATAGGAACAGTAAGTTACAGTATTAATGATACTCATTTTAAAAGAGAATATTTCTGTAGTCATCCAAATGATGTATTTGCCGCGCGATATACAGCTCAAAATTCTAAAATGAATCTTAAAATTAAGGTAGGAACTTTACATAAAAAAAATAGTGTGAAGTTTCAAGGAAATACCATTGTATTAACTGGAAAAGTTTCAATGGTACAAGATGATATTGAATTTCAGCAGTTAGTTCACATTGATGCAGGAAATGCGAAGTTAATTCCACAAGAAGATGGTTCAGTATTGGTAGAGGATGCTACAGACGTTAAAATATATTTGACAGCTTATACAGATTATTTGCCTGTTTATCCGTCTTTTAAAGGACGTGATTTTCAGTTAGATAGTCAAAATATGCTGAATAAGGCTCTTAATATAGGCTATAACAATCTTAAAAAGTCACATGAACAGGATGTTTCTGAGTTAATGGATAGGTGTCAATTAAAACTAAATTTTGAACCTTCAGAATTAACAACTGATGAATTAGTTAAAAGAGGACCTAGCCTTGAATTGGAAAACCTCTATTTTAACTACTCACGCTATTTGCAAATAAGTAGTTCAAGGACTGCTCCAGTTCCTTCAAATTTACAAGGGTTATGGAATGGAAACTTGAAACCTGCTTGGAATAGTGACTATCATACCGATATTAATTTAGCTATGAATTATTGGATGGTAGAAACGGCAAATCTTCCGGAGTCTTTTAGACCTTATATAGAGTACATGAAAATGGTTGCAGAATCAGGCAAATTTGTGGCGCAGGAATCTTTCGGGATTGGGAAAGGCTGGAGTATGGGGCTCAATGGGAATGTATTTGGATTTACTGCACCCAATACACATGGTAGACGTATGCAACAATCGGGAGCATGGCTTTGCCAAAACCTTTTTGAGCATTACGCGTTTAATAAAGATAAAAAATATCTTGAAGAAATTTATCCTATTTTAAAAGGGGCTGCGGAATTTTATATGGCATTTTTGGCACCTTGGAAAGATGGTTCGCTACTTGTGTATCCAACATGGTCTCCAGAAAATGCTTATTTAACAGATAAATATGGTAAATTAAACAAACAAGCATATGGTGCATCATTTGAACAGCAATTGGCATTAAATTTATTTACTGATTGTATAGAGGCGGCAACGGTTTTAAAACGTGATGAATCTTTTGTAAAACAGTTACAGAATATCATTCCAAAACTAACACCTCAAAAAATTGGACAATATGGACAATTACAAGAATGGCCAGAAGATTGGGACAGCCCTACAGACCAACATCGTCACATTTCTCATTTAATAGCTTTGCATCCTGGACGTGATTTTTCTCCACTTATAACTAAAGAGATTACAGAGGCAGCATTGGTTACTATGAAACATCGTGGAGATATTTCAACGGGTTGGAGTACCGCATGGAAAGCCAACTTTTGGGCACGACTACATAATGGGGATAAGGCACACCAATTTTATCAATTTTTAACATCTGAAAGAGCATATCCAAATTTATTTGATTTTCATCCTCCGTTTCAAATTGATGGAAATTTTGGAGGTACTGCCAGTGTTTGTGAGATGTTATTACAAAGTCATTTGAGAAGTATTGATAACTCTTCAAATAGTATTGAAAATGCCGCATTTGTTGCTTATAAAAAAGACACAAAACAATCTAATCATTTTGTTCCTGTAGTTCCTGATGAAAACTTAGCCAATGCCTCTTATATTTTACATCTTTTACCAGCTTTACCTTCAGCATGGTCAACAGGAACTATAAAAGGGTTACGTGCTCGTGGTGGTTTTGAAGTGGATATTATTTGGGAAAAAGGAAAACTAGTTGAGGCAAAAATACATGCCAATACAAGTGGAGATTTTAGAGTTTATTTGGAAGGAAAACTGAGTAAATTATTTTCTATAAACAACGGGGAAACAGTTGTTTGGAAAAATGAATAA
- a CDS encoding Sip1-related alpha-galactosidase, which produces MNKAFLFILGISCVLSCSEQSKAKKQDAPLEVIPQSLNVSSFNGNGVVSVQKQELTPDSLGIISEIKLELPKYKKGIYYRPFSKKLAAGNRVEPLWFNDISELDGYKYQKPRMDSHINLGAFMMLQKDNGDYLALLPLVSNRIGNTFSIRNKTAYLTVATYGTGTENVAVPLMSYGESKNPYEAAKMAWEQAMNTDSVKENINWRSDKEYPEAYKYLGWCSWEHYKHNITEDIILDALKGMKESTIPFRWMLIDDGYLDHEKGQLLSFGVDKAKFPNGWEPITSQKDDKIKWMGIWRNFNGYFGAVSPKHSMASLEGHLVERNPSGKKNILMPKISEESANAFFHEMTKNTKDNGFDIIKVDFQSDNFRNNSGASNAILGVHYNNIALEENCKDKDLMLLNCIAQQNFNVFNHRYSAIIRGSVDYKTTKDRLDVTLVQNFANAFWLGHTHWLDQDMFFANFEETAQLMAVARAMSGGPIYLSDVPEQIDDTVLKPLTYADGRILGTLAPAVPLPESLMQDPYRNGEAFRVIAPLKNKAAAIMAVNMNQDDKEVSAQISLKDYPYAGGMTQPYQGLWEVPEEGILLYDYYKGSAQILKDNYQFNLESRKERLVLLNPIQHGWSVIGRPDKYLSAATFEILEIDDKSVKIQMVEDGALLIWTNKKVPYSENFEFKKLENGLWRGELMKPNSDRNYTIIKKNQ; this is translated from the coding sequence ATGAATAAAGCATTTCTTTTTATTTTAGGAATATCTTGTGTGTTGTCATGTTCGGAACAATCCAAGGCAAAGAAGCAAGATGCGCCATTGGAAGTGATCCCACAATCCTTAAATGTATCATCCTTTAATGGGAATGGAGTAGTTTCTGTTCAGAAACAAGAATTGACACCAGATTCTTTAGGGATTATATCTGAAATTAAATTAGAATTACCTAAGTACAAAAAAGGCATTTACTATCGGCCATTTTCTAAAAAACTGGCTGCAGGGAATCGAGTGGAACCGCTTTGGTTTAATGATATTTCTGAATTAGACGGTTACAAGTACCAAAAGCCAAGAATGGACAGTCATATAAATTTAGGAGCTTTTATGATGCTTCAAAAAGATAACGGCGACTATTTAGCACTTTTACCTTTGGTTTCAAACCGTATCGGTAATACCTTTTCTATTCGTAATAAAACGGCTTATTTAACGGTTGCCACTTATGGAACAGGTACTGAAAATGTAGCGGTGCCTTTAATGAGTTATGGGGAGTCTAAAAATCCGTACGAAGCTGCTAAAATGGCTTGGGAGCAAGCGATGAATACCGATAGTGTTAAAGAAAATATCAATTGGAGATCTGATAAAGAATATCCTGAAGCTTACAAATACTTGGGTTGGTGTTCTTGGGAACATTATAAACATAACATCACTGAGGATATTATTTTGGATGCTTTAAAAGGCATGAAAGAGAGTACAATTCCTTTTAGATGGATGCTGATTGATGATGGGTATTTAGATCATGAAAAAGGACAATTGTTATCTTTTGGTGTAGATAAGGCTAAATTTCCAAATGGTTGGGAGCCTATCACCAGTCAGAAAGATGATAAAATAAAATGGATGGGTATTTGGAGAAATTTCAATGGCTATTTTGGTGCTGTGTCACCAAAGCATAGCATGGCGAGTTTGGAAGGACATTTGGTAGAACGTAATCCGAGTGGTAAAAAAAACATTTTAATGCCGAAAATTTCAGAAGAATCTGCCAATGCGTTTTTCCATGAAATGACAAAAAATACCAAAGACAATGGTTTTGATATCATTAAAGTTGATTTTCAATCGGATAATTTTCGCAATAATTCAGGAGCAAGTAATGCTATTTTGGGCGTGCATTACAATAATATTGCTTTAGAAGAAAATTGTAAAGACAAAGATTTGATGTTGTTAAATTGTATTGCCCAACAAAACTTTAATGTTTTTAATCATAGGTATAGTGCTATTATCCGCGGAAGTGTAGATTATAAAACTACTAAGGACCGGTTGGACGTGACCTTAGTACAAAATTTTGCCAACGCTTTTTGGTTAGGGCATACGCACTGGTTGGACCAAGATATGTTCTTTGCTAATTTTGAGGAAACCGCTCAATTAATGGCCGTAGCCAGAGCCATGTCCGGAGGTCCTATCTATTTATCGGATGTGCCAGAACAGATTGACGATACCGTCTTAAAACCATTGACTTATGCCGATGGACGTATTTTAGGAACTTTGGCACCTGCTGTTCCGTTGCCCGAAAGTTTAATGCAAGACCCTTACCGAAATGGAGAGGCTTTTAGAGTCATTGCACCATTAAAAAACAAGGCAGCAGCTATTATGGCTGTGAACATGAATCAAGATGATAAAGAGGTGTCTGCCCAAATTTCTTTAAAAGATTATCCATATGCGGGTGGTATGACACAACCTTATCAGGGCCTGTGGGAAGTTCCAGAAGAAGGTATTTTACTTTATGATTATTATAAAGGTTCAGCTCAAATTCTAAAAGATAATTATCAGTTTAATTTGGAATCTAGAAAAGAGCGGTTGGTATTGTTGAATCCAATACAACATGGTTGGTCTGTCATTGGAAGACCAGATAAATACCTTTCTGCTGCAACTTTTGAAATATTGGAAATAGATGATAAGTCTGTGAAAATTCAAATGGTGGAAGATGGGGCATTATTAATTTGGACAAATAAAAAAGTGCCATATTCAGAAAACTTTGAATTCAAAAAATTAGAAAATGGTTTATGGAGAGGTGAGTTAATGAAGCCTAATAGCGACAGAAACTACACAATTATTAAAAAAAATCAATAG
- a CDS encoding sulfatase family protein, translating to MKHFLLLFLSFSIMTAQSKKTDDSKPNIIYILADDMGYGDIKSFNPESKISTPNLDSMSENGVMFTDAHTSSAVCTPTRYGILTGRYNWRSSLKSSVLSGYSKSLIKRDRTTIAKMLKSKDYNTAFIGKWHLGWDWAFENEETIKGLNNLNANLKVDFNAPIKNGPSTHGFDYSFGFCGSLDMPPYVYVENDTPTMIPTKTTVSVDEKGFWREGLTSDDFDHTNVLQDLTDKAIQYINENSRKKSPFFLYFPLPAPHTPILPTTEFLGKSNTNMYGDFVMQVDDVVRQIRETLKKQGISENTLLVFTSDNGCSPRANFEELAKVKHNPSYRFRGMKADIFEGGHRVPFIVEWPNKAFKNFRSDKTICTTDFFATCAEIVGYETPDTEAEDSFSMLPLIKGEAGVSIREYTVHHSINGSFAIRKGDWKLIVCPGSGGWSYPKPQDIKNEKLDLPAMQLYNLKADIEETNNLLNVFPERVSEMKAALKKIILDGRSTPGAVQENEDMETWKQIQPIIN from the coding sequence ATGAAACATTTTTTATTACTCTTTTTGTCTTTTTCAATAATGACAGCACAATCAAAAAAAACGGATGATTCAAAACCAAACATTATTTACATTCTTGCGGATGATATGGGTTATGGAGATATTAAAAGTTTTAATCCAGAAAGTAAAATATCAACGCCAAACTTAGATAGTATGTCTGAAAATGGGGTTATGTTTACAGATGCTCACACATCATCAGCTGTGTGTACACCTACTCGCTATGGAATATTAACAGGACGGTATAACTGGAGGTCTTCGTTAAAAAGTTCTGTGTTAAGTGGTTATTCAAAATCCTTGATAAAGCGAGATCGTACGACTATTGCTAAAATGTTAAAATCAAAAGATTATAATACTGCATTTATTGGAAAATGGCATTTAGGTTGGGATTGGGCTTTTGAAAATGAGGAAACAATAAAAGGGCTAAATAATCTCAATGCAAATCTTAAAGTAGATTTTAATGCACCTATAAAAAATGGTCCATCTACGCATGGTTTCGATTATTCTTTCGGTTTTTGTGGTTCTCTTGATATGCCACCCTATGTATATGTGGAGAATGATACGCCAACGATGATCCCAACAAAAACGACTGTTTCGGTTGATGAAAAAGGGTTTTGGAGAGAAGGACTTACTTCAGATGATTTTGACCATACTAACGTACTACAAGATTTGACTGATAAAGCAATTCAGTACATTAATGAAAACTCAAGAAAAAAGTCACCTTTCTTTTTGTATTTTCCATTGCCAGCACCACATACACCTATTTTACCCACAACAGAATTTTTAGGAAAAAGTAATACCAATATGTATGGTGATTTTGTGATGCAGGTTGATGATGTGGTACGACAAATTAGGGAAACTTTAAAAAAACAAGGCATTTCAGAAAATACACTTTTAGTGTTTACAAGTGATAACGGATGTTCGCCAAGAGCAAATTTTGAGGAGCTCGCTAAAGTAAAACATAATCCAAGTTATAGGTTTCGAGGTATGAAGGCTGATATTTTTGAAGGGGGGCATCGTGTGCCATTTATTGTAGAATGGCCTAATAAAGCTTTTAAAAATTTCAGGTCTGATAAAACAATTTGTACCACCGATTTTTTTGCTACATGTGCTGAGATAGTTGGATACGAGACACCAGATACCGAAGCAGAAGACAGTTTTAGTATGCTACCACTTATCAAAGGAGAGGCGGGTGTTAGTATTCGTGAGTACACTGTCCATCATTCAATAAATGGATCTTTTGCAATTAGAAAAGGCGATTGGAAATTGATTGTATGTCCTGGATCTGGAGGATGGAGTTATCCAAAGCCACAAGATATTAAAAATGAAAAATTAGATCTACCAGCTATGCAGTTGTATAATTTAAAAGCGGACATAGAAGAAACAAATAATTTACTCAATGTCTTTCCTGAAAGAGTTTCAGAAATGAAAGCTGCACTCAAAAAAATAATTCTTGATGGAAGAAGCACACCAGGAGCTGTTCAAGAAAATGAAGATATGGAAACTTGGAAGCAAATTCAGCCAATAATAAACTAA